A stretch of the Effusibacillus lacus genome encodes the following:
- a CDS encoding site-specific integrase: MKPTDFSYHLSNYLSKYLPGIAGLSMNTIMSYRDMFRLLLSFYEIALNIKPEKMRLKDLTRESVEQYLNWLEQERNCSVSTRNVRLAAIHAFARYLQRELPEFMYPAQQLLAIPFKKTKKATIDYLSLDAMKLLLSLPDTATKAGRRDAVLLSLLYDTGARVQELCDLVVSDIKIQRIATIKLTGKGNKSRIVPLMNPMSNLLSQYLQENGLNQAHASAYPVFFNRSRGKLTREGIAYIVAKYMGEAKTVSPELFPEKVSPHCFRHSKAMHLLQSGVNLIYIRDLLGHVDVKTTEIYARIDGEMKRKALEKSHKGVVSDKLPEWQSDNELMSWLKGLGK; encoded by the coding sequence ATGAAACCGACTGATTTCTCGTATCATTTATCCAATTACCTCTCGAAATATCTTCCGGGAATAGCGGGATTGAGCATGAACACCATCATGTCCTATCGCGACATGTTCCGCCTGCTGCTTTCGTTTTACGAAATAGCGCTGAACATCAAACCCGAAAAAATGAGATTGAAAGATTTAACCCGGGAATCTGTTGAACAATATTTAAACTGGCTGGAACAAGAAAGAAATTGCAGCGTATCCACCAGAAATGTGCGACTGGCTGCTATCCACGCATTTGCACGCTATCTTCAAAGGGAATTGCCAGAATTCATGTATCCGGCACAGCAATTACTCGCCATACCGTTCAAGAAAACAAAAAAAGCGACCATTGACTATCTGTCGCTGGATGCCATGAAGCTTCTTTTAAGCCTTCCGGACACGGCTACAAAAGCTGGGAGACGTGATGCCGTGTTGTTAAGTTTGTTGTATGACACAGGTGCGAGGGTACAAGAACTGTGCGATTTAGTCGTCTCAGACATTAAAATTCAACGAATAGCTACGATCAAGCTTACGGGAAAAGGGAATAAAAGCAGGATCGTCCCCCTCATGAATCCGATGTCAAACCTATTGAGTCAATATCTTCAAGAAAATGGATTGAATCAGGCTCATGCATCGGCCTATCCCGTTTTTTTCAACCGTTCCAGAGGAAAGTTGACACGGGAAGGGATTGCCTACATCGTCGCAAAATATATGGGTGAGGCAAAGACGGTTTCACCTGAACTATTCCCAGAAAAAGTGTCGCCCCATTGTTTTCGGCACAGCAAAGCTATGCATCTGCTGCAGTCGGGTGTGAATCTTATCTATATAAGGGATCTGCTGGGCCATGTTGATGTTAAAACCACAGAGATCTATGCCCGAATTGATGGAGAAATGAAGAGAAAGGCATTAGAAAAGAGTCATAAAGGGGTTGTCTCAGATAAACTGCCGGAATGGCAGAGCGATAATGAGTTGATGAGTTGGCTCAAAGGACTTGGCAAATAG
- a CDS encoding tyrosine-type recombinase/integrase produces MESLRRTPVGELSEIIQKFVRHKRSLGYKYLIEEDLLCRFSRFSLSYELSGNIIPKELVEDWIKHIPGETRSTQRIRCSCLSVFLRFAADNGYQVVLPPKPKRAVQVYIPYIFSEMEIARFLHICDHMLPYPGTHKHIMVPVIFRLMYGCGLRVSEVSNLKCCDVDLDHGILTIRESKFGKDRLVPMSESLREILYQYHVGMNPSCKDTDFFFRSKNLKPVSRHWIYRRFREILRKCGIAHAGKGKGPRAHDLRHSFCVRTLKQLVDQGADIYYALPILATYVGHASVKATQGYVRLTVDMYPELMEKVSQECAYILPEVMVNETD; encoded by the coding sequence ATGGAATCCTTGAGAAGAACGCCCGTCGGTGAATTAAGCGAAATCATTCAGAAATTCGTGCGGCATAAACGTTCCTTGGGATACAAATATCTCATCGAAGAAGACTTGCTCTGCCGCTTTTCTCGATTTTCCTTGTCCTATGAATTGTCGGGCAACATCATTCCAAAGGAACTGGTAGAGGATTGGATAAAGCACATCCCTGGAGAAACCAGGAGCACACAACGGATTCGCTGCTCTTGCCTAAGCGTATTTTTGCGATTCGCCGCGGACAATGGATACCAAGTTGTTTTACCGCCGAAACCTAAACGCGCTGTACAGGTGTATATCCCTTACATTTTTTCCGAAATGGAAATCGCACGTTTTCTCCATATTTGTGATCACATGCTCCCTTACCCAGGAACCCATAAACATATCATGGTTCCTGTCATTTTCCGACTCATGTATGGCTGCGGATTACGGGTTTCGGAAGTGTCGAATCTGAAATGCTGTGACGTCGACCTCGATCACGGTATTCTCACCATACGTGAGAGCAAATTTGGGAAAGACAGGCTCGTTCCGATGTCGGAAAGCCTTAGAGAAATCCTGTATCAATACCATGTTGGGATGAATCCATCCTGTAAAGACACCGACTTTTTCTTCAGAAGCAAGAACTTGAAGCCCGTTAGTCGCCATTGGATTTACCGTCGATTCAGGGAAATTCTGAGGAAGTGCGGTATTGCTCATGCGGGGAAAGGAAAAGGACCGCGCGCTCATGATCTACGCCACAGTTTCTGTGTACGCACCTTAAAACAATTGGTCGATCAAGGCGCGGATATCTATTATGCGTTGCCTATTCTTGCAACCTACGTGGGACATGCTTCCGTTAAAGCGACTCAAGGCTATGTACGGCTAACCGTGGACATGTATCCGGAACTGATGGAGAAAGTATCACAAGAATGCGCTTATATCCTGCCGGAGGTGATGGTAAATGAAACCGACTGA